Proteins from a single region of Strix aluco isolate bStrAlu1 chromosome 5, bStrAlu1.hap1, whole genome shotgun sequence:
- the LDHB gene encoding L-lactate dehydrogenase B chain — MATLKEKLMTPTAAGTTSPNNKITVVGVGQVGMACAISVLGKGLCDELALVDVLEDKLKGEMMDLQHGSLFLRTHKIVADKDYAVTANSKIVIVTAGVRQQEGESRLNLVQRNVNVFKFIIPQVVKYSPNCTILVVSNPVDILSYVTWKLSGLPKHRVIGSGCNLDTARFRYLMAERLGIHPASCHGWILGEHGDSSVPVWSGVNVAGVPLQELNPAMGTDKDGENWKDVHKQVVDSAYEVIRLKGYTNWAIGLSVAELCESMLKNLYRIHPVSTLVKGMYGIENDVFLSLPAVLSASGLTSVINQKLKDDEVAQLKKSADTLWNIQKDLKDL, encoded by the exons ATGGCTACTCTCAAGGAGAAGCTGATGACCCCCACTGCTGCAGGAACCACGAGCCCAAACAACAAGATAACTGTTGTGGGGGTTGGACAAGTTGGCATGGCCTGTGCTATCAGCGTCCTTGGAAAG ggtctttGTGATGAGCTTGCTCTGGTTGATGTTTTGGAAGACAAACTAAAAGGAGAAATGATGGATCTACAGCATGGGAGCTTGTTCCTTCGCACTCACAAGATTGTGGCAGACAAAG ACTATGCTGTCACAGCCAACTCCAAGATTGTGATAGTAACTGCAGGAGTTCGTCAGCAAGAGGGGGAGAGTCGTCTCAACCTGGTTCAGAGGAATGTGAATGTCTTCAAATTCATCATTCCTCAGGTTGTCAAATACAGCCCCAACTGCACCATCCTGGTGGTTTCCAACCCAG tggatATATTAAGCTATGTCACATGGAAACTGAGTGGCCTGCCAAAACACCGTGTCATTGGAAGTGGCTGCAATCTAGACACAGCTAGATTTCGCTATCTTATGGCTGAGAGACTTGGTATCCACCCAGCCAGCTGCCATGGCTGGATCTTGGGAGAACATGGTGATTCTAGTG TGCCTGTCTGGAGTGGAGTTAATGTGGCAGGCGTTCCTCTCCAGGAACTGAATCCTGCCATGGGAACTGACAAAGATGGTGAGAACTGGAAGGATGTCCACAAGCAAGTGGTTGACAG TGCTTATGAGGTAATCAGACTTAAGGGGTACACAAACTGGGCTATTGGCCTTAGTGTTGCTGAACTCTGTGAATCCATGCTGAAGAACTTGTACCGGATTCATCCAGTCTCGACATTGGTAAAG GGCATGTATGGCATTGAGAATGATGTCTTCTTGAGCCTTCCTGCTGTCCTAAGTGCCTCTGGATTGACAAGTGTCATCAACCAAAAGCTGAAGGATGATGAGGTGGCTCAGCTGAAGAAGAGTGCAGATACATTGTGGAACATCCAGAAAGATCTCAAGGATCTCTAA